A genomic window from Myxococcales bacterium includes:
- the ligA gene encoding NAD-dependent DNA ligase LigA, with translation MSTARDAHAKLVRELAAHNYRYYVLDDPAVTDAAFDALLRDLRALEAAHPELVSPSSPTQRVGGEARSQVAKVKRKTKMFSLDNAYSQADLGEFLRRVRDGLPEGQVPTFTVEPKLDGASVEVVYEGGALAMATTRGDGEIGEDITPNLRTLRNVPLGIAHPGTLTLRGEIVIYRKDLDLLNEARLAEGLEPYANPRNAAAGAIRMLDPREVAKRPLRAVFYQAVEGPEQRASHADTLDWLAALGLPTHRKQARVSADGIADAIAEIDAARASYPFETDGAVVKVDAYRQQDMLGATSKFPKWAVAYKFAAERASTRVRDIVIQVGRTGALTPVAELDPVELSGTTVSRASLHNPEHLAKLDVRRGDLVLIEKAGEIIPQVVSVVLEARPASAEPFAPPTTCPACGAAVTSRLREEDRPELGQEAALRCVNRGCPAQVKGQIYHFTRRFAMDLENLGEVLVEQLVSEGLVRDVADLYDPERVSVESLARLDRMGTKSAQNVLAGVTASKERPLDRLLCGLGIPQIGQVAARQLAEEVGTLEALLALSPEALAERVGQIRGFGPKMVESVVAHLGDPRERALMERLVARGVGRPVVKEAVATTGPVSGQSFCVTGVLSRKRDDVHASIRAAGGEVHDGVKKTTTFLVAGDKTGQSKRDQAKKFGTRVITEPELEALLRGEPLAPADG, from the coding sequence ATGTCCACCGCACGCGACGCCCACGCGAAGCTCGTCCGCGAGCTCGCCGCGCACAACTACCGCTACTACGTGCTCGACGACCCCGCGGTGACCGACGCCGCGTTCGACGCGCTGCTGCGCGACCTGCGCGCGCTCGAGGCGGCGCACCCCGAGCTCGTGAGCCCTTCGTCGCCCACGCAGCGCGTGGGCGGCGAGGCGCGCTCGCAGGTGGCGAAGGTCAAGCGCAAGACCAAGATGTTCTCGCTCGACAACGCGTACTCCCAGGCCGATCTGGGGGAGTTCCTGCGGCGCGTGCGCGACGGCCTCCCGGAGGGTCAAGTGCCGACGTTCACCGTCGAGCCGAAGCTCGACGGCGCGAGCGTGGAGGTCGTGTACGAGGGCGGCGCGCTCGCGATGGCCACCACGCGCGGCGACGGCGAGATCGGCGAGGACATCACCCCGAACCTCCGCACCCTGCGCAACGTCCCGCTCGGCATCGCGCACCCCGGCACGCTCACGCTGCGCGGCGAGATCGTGATTTACCGCAAAGACCTCGACCTCCTGAACGAGGCCCGCCTCGCCGAGGGGCTCGAGCCCTACGCGAACCCCCGCAACGCCGCCGCGGGCGCGATCCGCATGCTCGACCCTCGCGAGGTCGCGAAGCGCCCGCTCCGCGCAGTGTTCTACCAGGCCGTCGAGGGCCCCGAGCAGCGCGCGAGCCACGCCGACACCCTCGACTGGCTCGCCGCGCTGGGGCTGCCGACGCACCGCAAGCAGGCGCGGGTCTCCGCCGACGGCATCGCAGACGCGATCGCGGAGATCGACGCCGCGCGCGCGAGCTACCCCTTCGAGACCGACGGCGCGGTGGTGAAGGTCGACGCCTATCGACAGCAAGACATGTTGGGCGCGACGAGCAAGTTTCCCAAATGGGCAGTCGCCTACAAGTTCGCGGCCGAGCGCGCGAGCACGCGCGTGCGCGACATCGTGATTCAAGTGGGGCGCACCGGCGCGCTTACGCCCGTCGCCGAGCTCGACCCCGTCGAGCTCTCCGGCACCACGGTCTCGCGCGCGTCGCTCCACAACCCGGAGCACCTCGCGAAGCTCGACGTGCGCCGCGGCGATCTCGTGCTCATCGAGAAGGCCGGCGAGATCATCCCCCAGGTGGTGTCGGTCGTGCTCGAGGCGCGCCCCGCCTCGGCCGAGCCGTTCGCCCCGCCCACGACCTGCCCAGCCTGCGGCGCCGCGGTCACCTCCCGCCTCCGCGAGGAGGACCGCCCCGAGCTCGGGCAAGAGGCCGCCCTCCGCTGCGTGAACCGCGGGTGCCCGGCGCAGGTCAAAGGTCAGATCTATCACTTCACGCGACGCTTCGCGATGGACCTCGAGAACCTGGGCGAGGTGCTCGTGGAGCAGCTCGTGAGCGAGGGCCTCGTGCGTGACGTGGCCGACCTCTACGACCCCGAGCGCGTGAGCGTGGAGTCCCTCGCGCGCCTCGATCGCATGGGCACGAAGAGCGCCCAGAACGTCCTCGCGGGTGTGACCGCCTCGAAGGAGCGCCCCCTCGACAGGCTCCTCTGCGGGCTTGGCATTCCCCAGATAGGCCAGGTCGCCGCCCGGCAGCTCGCCGAGGAGGTGGGCACGCTGGAGGCCCTCCTCGCGCTCTCGCCCGAGGCCCTGGCCGAGCGCGTAGGCCAGATCCGCGGGTTCGGCCCGAAGATGGTCGAGAGCGTCGTGGCGCACCTCGGCGATCCGCGCGAGCGCGCGCTCATGGAGCGCCTCGTCGCGCGCGGCGTGGGGCGCCCGGTGGTGAAAGAAGCGGTCGCCACGACAGGGCCGGTCTCGGGGCAGTCGTTCTGCGTCACGGGCGTGCTCTCACGCAAGCGCGACGACGTGCACGCGAGCATCCGGGCGGCGGGCGGCGAGGTCCACGACGGCGTGAAGAAGACCACCACGTTCCTCGTCGCCGGCGACAAGACCGGTCAGTCGAAGCGCGACCAGGCGAAGAAATTCGGCACTCGCGTGATCACCGAGCCGGAGCTCGAGGCCCTCCTGCGCGGAGAGCCCCTCGCCCCGGCGGACGGGTAG